The genomic region atCGAGAGCCTGCTCGCCAAGGGCGGTCTGcgcctcgccaaggtcCTCAACGAGGTTATTGGCGAGGGCAAGTACCCCGGACTGTATGTCAACTACCACGACGAGTAGTGTTTTAGTGTATCTGTAGTTGTAGTTGGATAGCGTAGGATAGGATGGGATAGGATGCAATGAATCCAGTCTTGTAAGCCACTTTGGTACCAATTGGTGGTGGGGTGACGCACTTGGAGGCGAttggagtggaggtggaggggagTCACGTGACATTCAATGACGGGCACAACTGGACGGTTCTAGAAATACCGGGGAGGTGACTGCTCGTTATCGTTTgtgtcctcgtcatcattCACCCCCATTAGACCACTTGAAACCCCAACCATGGCGGCGCCGACCCCTCTGACCGAGTACCAGCAGTCGTACCACTGGCGTGTGAGTCGTCTCAACACGCAACAacacccctccccctccccctcccccttcccctttTCTGTTCCCCCATCTCCCCATCTGACAGCAGAACAAGAACTGCGGCCCGTGGGCACAGGAATGGGTCCGCCGCATCCTCCCCGCCATCAAGATtgagggcgacggcaaCACGGCCTCAGTCACGAGTGTAACCTCGGTTGAGGGAGACTGCGACCTCGGTCAGcgcaagggcaagctccTGACTATCTACGACCTCCAAGTCTCTTCCAAGTGGACTGGCTCGGACGGGACCAACGAGTTCTCCGGCGAACTCAAGATCCCCGAGTTTAGCCACGAGACAATCGACGGCCTGTCCGACTACGTCTTTGACATTTCCATCGACCAGTCGAGTAAGGAGGCAGACGTTTTCAGGGCGTGGTTGAAGAACAAGTTGCCTGGCGCTCTGGAACCCAAGCTCAACGGATTCCGCGAGGACTTACTTAAGGCGCACGGGATTTTTGAGACCCCCGTTGGCTCTGGAACGTCCACCCCAGCCGCGTTCAAGCAGGGATACTCGCCCGCCCCACCGGGCGAGGCCCATGCAAAGGCCATTGCGGCGCAGAagaccaaggacgaggcAGGTGAGAAGAGGGGCCTCAAGACCGTCACTGTCCAACTGAACGCGCAATTGCACGCCTCGGCTGCCGATCTTTGGAGCCTGCTCACCGACGCCCAGCGCGTTCCCATGTGGAGCCGCGCGCAAGCCGATATCACTCCAGAGGTCGGGAAGAAATACACCCTCTTCAACGGCAACGTCTCTGGCGCTATCATCGCTGTCGATGCGCCCAACAAGTTGGTTCAGAGCTGGCAGACAAAGTCGCCCGGCTGGCCTTCTGGTAAACTTGTCCTCACAGAATATAAGCTGATCCCAGACCACCACGGTATCATGACCATCACGCTCGACCAGGGGTCGGATTCTACAAAGGGTATGATTTCTTTAGATTGAGCTAAAAATCAAGTCACGTTCTcgctcgacggcgtgcccgccgacaaggagggcgatatctcgcgcgccctcgacgcaTTCTATATCCGGGGGTGAGTTGAAATGGTGGAGCGAGCTGACAGTAGATTGAAACAGATGGGGTTAGTGCTTTCGTCCAGTTTGCGCACATATGTGCGCGAGGTTAATTCGGCGGCTGCGCTGGCGAGTGCTGCCGATTCGTTTGCTGCACCTGTAAAGGCCACAAAAGCGACAAGGACGCGCAAGCGGGCAAAAGCGCAAACAGCTTCTGCTGGCAACGCTGGCGCTGGGCTACTAGCGCGCGTCACAACTCCTCAAGTGCTTGgggcgggcgcggcggtcgGCCTCACAGCCGTCtttgtcgcgctcgtcgtcggaaGCCTCCGCCCTCCGTCTgtgagctgacggcaggctCGGCACAATCCTCTAGAGATGGACGAATACCGCAGGTGTAGGTTAGAGGGCATGCATGTACAGTTGTCCCTGCTGTTGAGTGGGACGTGCTGCCACGGGACAAGTGGAAAGAGTCCGAGTTGAACTCGACATAGTTGGCAGAATACGGAACGGCGCTCGGATATCAGAAGGGGTGACGACGTGAGTCGGTGACCGGGTGGTAGATGAGTAGCTGGGCCGAATTATCCATGGGGACGCTTGAGAAGCGACGATGTTGGAGTCCGGAGAAGTAGGTGGTTCGGCAATGGGTCGGCGACGCTCT from Cutaneotrichosporon cavernicola HIS019 DNA, chromosome: 2 harbors:
- the AHA1 gene encoding uncharacterized protein (Chaperone activator), which produces MAAPTPLTEYQQSYHWRNKNCGPWAQEWVRRILPAIKIEGDGNTASVTSVTSVEGDCDLGQRKGKLLTIYDLQVSSKWTGSDGTNEFSGELKIPEFSHETIDGLSDYVFDISIDQSSKEADVFRAWLKNKLPGALEPKLNGFREDLLKAHGIFETPVGSGTSTPAAFKQGYSPAPPGEAHAKAIAAQKTKDEAGEKRGLKTVTVQLNAQLHASAADLWSLLTDAQRVPMWSRAQADITPEVGKKYTLFNGNVSGAIIAVDAPNKLVQSWQTKSPGWPSDHHGIMTITLDQGSDSTKVTFSLDGVPADKEGDISRALDAFYIRGLKQMGLGTIL